Below is a genomic region from Nilaparvata lugens isolate BPH chromosome 8, ASM1435652v1, whole genome shotgun sequence.
AGACACACTGCCATTGGTGACTGGCGGCTGACTGGAGGTGACACTGTCCTCGGCTGCCTTATATACTGGCGACGAGTGGGAGGAGTCAAGAGACGGCGCAGTGGTGGGGGAAGTGACGACGGCAGAGTGGGAGGAGTCACGTGACGGCGCAGTGGTGGGGGAAGTAGCCGTGGTGGGGGTGGCGGGAGGATGGTGACCGTTGGCAGTTGGCGGTGAGTCCTTGATGGGAGAGGTTGGTGGAGTGACCACTGCGCTTCCGTTGCTGGTGCTTTCTCCCTCGCTGCTCACGCTGACTGCTGACGGCACAAACCACACTAATGACAGGGAGACACACGCACGCGCATGCACACACACTCACCACACAGGCGCGACATTTACAAAGCGCATTTTGTGGTTAGTGGAAACGTGCGCCATTTGCTAGAGTCAGATATCTAGGTGTGTGGATGACAGAGAAACTTTCCAATATTTTGGGTACTAGGTGTGTGGGTGACAGAGAAACTTTCCAATATTTTGGGTTAGAGAAGattcatttttgatttgaaaaaatgttgtaaATTTTAGGTGGGAGAGGCTCACATGAGTCATGTGCccattttcaaaacaatttcaAGTTCGAACTTGCTAAAACTAGAAACTGTTTTGAATATAAGTCACAGATCACTACCCCCTAGATTTACATGGTGGGCAAATTTAGGCAGTAGTGCTCAGATTCCTGTGTGAAAAGTGAGAGATATCTGATTGGGCTAGATTGGAGCACTTGTATTTCCTCCAAGAAAATGAAGCTTTGAGGAAAGGAGGATAGTTTTTGCAATATGtaactcaaaataaaaaataaattagaaaagcTTATTTGTTAGAAATAAGCATTTCGCTGACTATTGCCAAATGAGTGCCAGAAAATTATTAGAGAAATGATAATAAGGGAGCCACATAGTGGCGCGACAAGGCTAGTATGTAGCTGGGAACCTAGCTGAGCGGtaaagaattattcaagtaAAAAAATGTAGTCGGTAAAAtttattctcacctacactcTAGTCTCCCTACTTAGTATGTTTACACACTCTACACTCTAAACCTCCCTACACTCTAGTATGTTTACATACTTAGATAGGATTCGAATAGAACACTCTCGATTTACCCAAGTGAACAAATGATTTACCAAAGTACAATTTTGGAAAGTTTCTCTGTTGAAATTATCAAGGTAACAGGAACTAAAGTAAAGAATTGACTGCTACCAGTATAATTGAGAAGTGCTTGGATATATTATATGGTTACAAAAGAAGAGGATTTCAGCATAACGTGGTATCAGTTGAAATAATACGAGAGCCACACCAGAAGGTAATAATTTAGAACTGAAGAATATGTGAATGGTACGTTCACAATTCACAAATATTTTCTGagtttcattgaaaagtttTAGAAAATGCAtttataaaaactttaaaattgaaacaatttaaaaaataaaactcattATGGAAATTGTCAGTTTTGGAAATTCAGAATTCAAACTTGGATTTTTTACATTAGATTTgaagggaaattattttcaaaagattaattaaaaatattgtaaatgatGTCTTGTGATCCAATTGTTACATTCAAGTTACTTGATACAATTAAGTAATATAGtattatgaataaaacaagtagaaactttaaaaagaaaaaatacgTAGCACATGAACCACAAAATCACTTGATATCTACTCTTGAATAGATTTCTTCAATTCATCTCTATGTTAGTGGTGAGGGTCTTAGTTGAAAAcgtttcaatcaataaaaataataaaccctttacctgaatccaaaaaagatGGTAACCTGAATCCTAGAAGTTGAATTTTGACTAACTAAACTAAAACAATACCTACGcctatataaaaacaaaattcaaacaaaaatccaaaaataaacatattaaacaatattatttacaacgaaaaaactgaaaaagtgAATTTGAAACAACAAGATCTATCAAaaccaaaataaataatagaatagtgTTGTCAAAAGATTATAAGACTTACTACCTTAGATCTGACACCTTGTAACCATCACCATACTAAATTGTCCCCGGAACTggtgaatttaataaatttggagTAAGTTTTACTTTAGAGTAAATTTACTCCAAGTGAATATTTGAATATGACACACACtggttagttacaataagagtTAGAAACGTGAAACTAATCAACTCATACTAGTGTATTTTTGACGCAAAACTTTGgaaaaaaagtttaaaaatttaaactttaaatttaaatttaattacaCAATAGAATCgattagaattttcaattgtaTGGAGTTTGAATTGGAGTAGTGATTTTAGGTACTTTCAAATCTCTATTGTTTTACCCAACTATGAGATCAAAAAATGTGTGTTTTTTATTGGCTTGATTTGTATAATTTTCACAAGGATCATAAATAAACGATATACGTATTTGGGGGGACTCTTTTTACAGTATAAGTAGTGGCATAGTATGTTATACTATTCAGATTTTATAGTTGACAAGATTATATCATCACAAGTAGTTCATACCTTACTTACTTTATAAGTttagtttaaaaaatattataaacaagTAGGAAGGTATTCAACCAATTTATTTTCACAGTGCATCcagaaatttgaagaatgacAATCACTATcacaagaaatgaaaaatggtGGATTTTTCTAAACATCTAGGGTGTATGAGACCATATTCGCAGGGTTCATTCTATATACAACATTTCAGAAGTAACAACACTATCATAGATGTATAATGTCGCAATAGTCggaaaaataattaagaataagGAATAAAATACTGAATACAGGCAAAATGTACCGATGATGTGTTCATAAATATCAAGAATAAGATGGTGACTATTCACAGAGTAGGAAGAGaagtaaaatattgaaacaagttTAATTGTACATCAACCGAGACGAGAATATATTCAGAAGTAACGAAAGAACCAAGGGCACTATAAACAAAGGATGTATATGGAATAtatatacagtcgaacctctctataacgaaatcctctacacaacgaatttttacctggtcccatgacattttagagtttctgctgcttatttacctctatttaacgaatttcggacctctcaacaacaaagttttctcttgacttcaacatacaaagtgtagtgtttataggaagcagacggtcatttccaaggaattgtttagtttcagcagaaaggtcaatagactaaaaataatggcaattcaggtaggaagaagatagggtggtagacagtcaatagagggtgaaacacatgtcggaaattgaattccaagagcttgtcattattgtagaccaggcaggtgaacgactggacttccccattcttgcttttgtcacacattcacaattctttgaactgactatgctgatgatgatgatgatgatgactgtgacgaacctgaggagaagaatccgtcagatcaagaagttctagaggctttcaaaattatcaggcagggattaaaactgaaaaatagtgtaccagacatgtccgACTGTTTGAATGGATGTGAGTCTTTTAtcgaacatgatgttttattcaaatgcaaaattcaaccgatattactcactttttcaaatatagaaaaaaaatgggaaatttgagttattatagtatttatagtgaagttattgacaaaatagccgtattttgcgttccatctaatagtagtgtaaaaagttgaataatattgctaaagagtatgtactttgattaagctctactaatagtacaaatcaagctttctggaaataaattggtgagtttacttattacattctacaaatattaaaaaaatatgtttttcaacagcatgaatttttaaatttttatattaatattggcctacTAGGTACCCGTCCTACGCTCGTGATGATATGTTtcatgtaccatattcattatTTACCGCCGTtatacgatattataagatccataggatcgtggcagttttcttgacagaacctctcaataacgaatacctctcggcagcgaattttttctcgggataatcgacttctttatacagaggttcgactgtatacttcaaatattagagtagagctgtaataattatataatatacaacGAAGATGAACAAACTATAGACAAGGATAATGAGTATATTTATCAACAAGATTTGAAATAGTTTGTCCGAGGTGGAAGACGAGAGAATTAAGGATTTCCCGAAACGTTTTGAAAGGAAACCGGTGTTTGTATAATATATACAGTGTGACTTtggtgaattttattttttgatttttgattacCAACCGGGATTGTACTTGTTATTAGAGTTGGAATTCGATGTGACTGCTTTCAAACGATGGAAACAGTCAAGGGGCGGAAAGAACACTGTGGTAGACTGAAACAGGCCTGATgcatattcaaaaatgaaaaattacccTTATTTCTggcgaaaaaataataaagatggacaaattaataaatgttgCCCTCAGCTTGAGACAAAAGACAATACTTAATTGGATAATGTCATTATCAATCAGTATACTGGATTGTGGAGGAGTAGATTCTCTTGTATAAACTTCagaataagaaattgtcaaatttttatggaaaatatcaataaaaaattaaagcaCAATGAATTACGCTACTTGATGAgagtgaaaatattttattgcgAACTGAAAATTTATATATTGATGTCCAGATGTATAGATCTACACATTTTCTTGTACCAGTAAAGTgaagattgaaataaattatgaatacgaataaaaaatttcatatattaattcatttatcattgagaaaaaattgtataattattcttatcaaCTCATGTTTCTTAttgatcaaattaaattcaaaaaatgaagttgaaaatgtGGTTGCTCTATGAATATGTTTTAGatctattttttattacaaattattcacTTTAATTGATGTATTGGTAATGTGAATCATGAGGCTAAATACCTAATGAGCATGATTTagctttgaaattattcaagctCAAACTTATTCATTACCTctataataatttcatagtgAAGTGAATCATTCcaaagtaggcctacttgacATTCTGAGAAATTTTCTCTTTgatgtataaatcaataaagttTGCGTCATGTTAGATTAACTGACAAATTAAcgtaacaaaaacaaaatgttagtgagatattttattgatagaagATAAAGACTACATACCAGTCGTTGATGTGGGTGACCCAATATTGTTCCTGGaaagaaaatcgagaaaaaattgAGTGAACAATTAACATACAAAAGTGTTCACGGTTTTAGATAGTGATTACttataaaagtaaaatatttattaatgaaaCCCATAAAAACTTACAGGATTGATCTTATTATTCGTTTCAACAATACAATttagtcagcttgaaaatgtgacgtGTGTGGTCACGAAGCCATGCTCcttaccaaataaaactgtagaatttgacgatataagagtgtttttatttcataatataattacattAACTCAATTACCATAGAAGATTGGTCTCATATTCGTATCATAGCATAAGTGTTTAAATTAATTGCTGTTAAGCTAATgaagttcttttctttatttccatcatgatactgtttctttataatgattgcattgtaaaaatatttgtaaaatatgccagtattgtgaataaatttcaatttcaattttcaataatacagAGACAATAACAGATACACTACAACTACAATACCAATACAGTTACAGTGAAGCGAACGTTGGATAAACtatacattgaaaaatttcaatagtaAAGATCACATAAAGTATAGTATTTTAAATACGGATTGGAAGCTTTAAAAGATACTATGATTGAAATATGCATAAAAGATACTttcaaattacaaataatatcatcaatattGTATCAGTTGATAATAGCATAATTGGCCGAAAACGGTCTTCAAGAAATGAAGGGCACTCACTAGACATTCGGTAGAAAATATCAATAGTGATttcaatatgattaattaaattctataatatagatgtatgaattattttatagttctaAGTGGTTAATGAATGTAATTTCGTTATTTTATTTGGTTTCCAAGCAATCTAAGTCcaaaatttcttgtttttaagtttttgcactgaaattataataatttttattgccaaaattaatACATGTTAACATTTTTCATAATAGATAAAGTataaaatcattctattaaTACCTTAGAGATAATTCGGTAatggaaatcaaatttaaaacgAAAGAAAACTTATAAACAAAACAATTTAAATACACTATTCGCATCACACAGCAAAGGAAAAATCCTGTCCGCTGAGTGGCAGcatcaattcaaaacaaaatcaaGTTAATATGAAAACTGGACTCAAATTCGAAAGTTAATGAAACATATCCTACTATTTTTTGGACAAGAGTATGAATCGAAAatcggggaaggaacagttttgggctgtaaCAGGTCCTTTTTCAgaacagttttgagctgtgcctgttggtccttttccaGAACAGTTTTAAGCTGTGCTTGTTGGTCCTTTTCccataatttttatgaattgtgttttgtgtatcattgaataaataaacagataAATAATTCCGAGTTGTATAGAATGAACGAATTTAATAGAATATAGAACCGTTCCAATAAGAAATAAATACCCACGGACTTTGCATATTCTACATTCATTTATAATGCATGACCTGTGTAACCACGTAACCATGGTCCTGTATCATAAATAAATGTTGAATTTAAGAAATATGTGTGCTTATATATACCTAATTATAGAAAACAATTACAAGAACAattctacagtgaggtccacgttataatggcagtgtttgataagcaatggtattgctacccttgtatatcattcaacaaagcagatagcgatatctctttctcgctttgctctgttgccagatcgtttttcaacaatatagaattaataattaatcaacaaaacatttcatcttaattatgtaaattaattattgaaaaatataatgtattgcttaataaaatacaattgattattttaaacgagaatgaacagtttatattacattaATGAACCTgtgtcagctaccgtctatagaaggcattgataagacggaggttcagcaacgttgttctcctatctttctccattgtcattataacgtggacctcactatagtatggaAATTCTAAGacaaattaaattattagattattattatgttactTCGTCTCTAGTAACAAACCTTCAAAGGAAATAAGTAATGAACATGtataactataatattattgtgatatagGACTTGTTATGAAGTAAAGAGCTTCCGAGCAAAAAACGCCGATTGAATGTAAGTTGATGGGCGATGATTGAGGAAAACGTGGCTGGGAAAGTGAAAGAAACTCacgttgaatttgaattgatggCCTTGGTGTTGTTGATATTGTGGTTGGCGGTCTTCTTCAGTGTGTAGGATCCTCTCTGGCTGTCGGTTGCTAGCTTGTCCACTATCGCTTCCAGTTCCGCATACACCTGCATCACAAATCGGAAATTAGATCGTGACTAAATTTTTAGATATGAGAAGAACATGCAGAGTTAGTAAAAATTACGGAAACAGCTTAATAATTCTTTTACAAGGAtgatttgacaatattatttttcctacagttaccttgaaaagtgaccattcctgcactgattacagaacgcaaaaaaccacttttccgctctagtgcgcaaagtattactttgcgtactcttaataattgcgtattatcttgcagccatcccaatcagctgttgatatTGTTGGCGTgcattttgaatgtgaatttgttctatctatatttttctctgcttttcaaataaataaaaatgagaactcattaaattaaacattttgaatattaattattcattatttcaaataatatttttttcattcataaattgattggttgaaaaattatttagaaattaagttttactcaaaattattcaaattttcaaattaatttaatttttaatttgaataaattatcgattatcaattttcaattgaattatgaagtttgaaataaattgaaattgttaataataataaaattatacagacaaacatttgatggatttcagccatcattttacccataatcaaccacttctcatattcaatggtaactgtaggaaaaatttaatgtgaaatacgtgcgcaaagttcctctgctgcactcaagaaaccattccgccctcgcctacggctcgtgcgtaaacgtttctttcggtgcagcaaactgtcactttgcgcactagttgcacaaataactaactattaaggatttgaattgaaaaaatgtttgtctgtggtttcaaaattttggtccgccATGTTAGATCCGCCAAtccaaatttatttcaaatgagaagagtgtcatgtgatacatgatttcgatccAGAAATACagaagaaaatgaatggcgaaaaccacaCAGCGATATCTTAACCAGAGTAAAGAAATCTTCAATGTTCTTCTGAGCGCATACTTTCTAGATGcattacttttttcaaattacttgattGGAGAGTGTAGGCTGAGAAGTTGTTCGGAAAGTGCatttaagggccgtttgcatagtgacagtttaaactaaatataattttaaactggattaaatccgtatcaagtttcgttagttattatttgtttcattttgagtttaagccaccagctgataaAATTtaaagctttgactgtgcaacgTCCCCAAGTGTGAAATTTTTGTTGGATTAGGTTGTGTATATCACAAATTATATTGATTCACCATGTAGTAACATGAATGATAGTAGTTTGGAGAGtttagataatatattatttcatttattgcacGGAACAATGTGAATAGCTTAACTAAAGTGAGCCGTCATCGCCTCTGGCGTTCACGCGCATGCGGTGTTGCCAGTAACACACTCCGGCTTGTTACACTGTGGATGGCCAAGTCAAAACCAATAGTTTAGCCCACagggctggccactaacggtagaacatgcatgataaaccTGCATGTCATGTTTACCTAAACACATAAACATACACATGCTCATCtgcgagaggcttctaacataaaataaacagccaataacaataaatgagCCACTGGGAAATGACAAATTATAGCCTAATGATAGGAAAATAATTAAACCTCAAATAGAggaatagagcagcgaagaaaaaataaacaacaaatatCGAAGATACAAAACCTAACCTCGAAAAATTTTGCTCGAAGCCTTTccctgtgatgacacaacaatgtatgacaaCATGTGcatcatgcatgtttatcatgcatgtcctactgTTAGTGGCCATCCTAAGagacaatgaatgaatgaattttatttgccaaaaacaaaatacaaaaaagctttacagaaaataaatataagtatatgctactgcacccaaaccaagatacatacatttatttaattagatataatatcGAAATGATATCCTTCATATTACAAACAATTGTCataaaataaagatttaatttatgttcacatgcataagtacagtgggtgaggcaaaaacaccggcaaaaggaagattccttgtgcgccagtgtgagtcgtaaatcagcttaatcagggatgtaatatataaacttgaatttagcgtatgaagtgttcgaaaatataatttataatatgaagttgattattgtataaaagtcaacgattggaaataattcaagttcagccatgcctctatggctctttGCATCAATGCATCCTGTTAACGAGGAAACTGTTGAGTCCTCACCTTGGCCGTCTCCGAATGAAACAGCTGTTCGGCGGCAAACAGCGTCTGCAGATTGGTGACGAGGAAGAGCACCCTCGAGTCGTAGAGGGCGGGCAGTTCGTCGTGCAGCTCCGAGTTGAGGCACTCGTAGGTGCGCTTGGCATCCTCCAGCAGGTCACGTGCCCGCGCCACCTTGGCCTCGTCCCGTTTGCGCCCTCCACCGCCACCCGCGCCGCTCCCCTCCAGCGACTGCATGTTGTGGCGCTGACTGTCAAAGTCCACCAGCTTTCGGTTGCGTTTCTCGAtctttttctgaaaaaaatcgaaacaaaattcgtgaatttaaatttaaaaaaagttgtgGAAGAGATATataatgatcaaataataataataattttaattttattcaagtatatgtatgagtaattatgcttatttatatttttgaagatatgtcatattataaagattttgtaatatgttttgaatattctaattggcaataaatgaaattgaaattgaaataaattgaaagttgacAGACATTGGGTACTAACGTACTGGATCTCTTTCTGTCGTTGAAAAGGCGTTAGACTACACAAAAGTGGAAAATATGTAAATGCTAAAAAGTCGACAAGGAACATTTTTCAAGAGATTGGCAACAAGTAAACAGATACTGTGGGAAAGCCAAAATAAGAatattcaatacataaccaaaaaatgaacaaaatatagaaatttTCAACCACTTTTCACTTTTTGAAATAAGTGGTTGGC
It encodes:
- the LOC111047912 gene encoding amphiphysin isoform X2; the protein is MDSLNEIYESGWTGHDLVYVQAQNAEMLWQDFSHKLADQVLIPLNTYQAQFPEMRKKIEKRNRKLVDFDSQRHNMQSLEGSGAGGGGGRKRDEAKVARARDLLEDAKRTYECLNSELHDELPALYDSRVLFLVTNLQTLFAAEQLFHSETAKVYAELEAIVDKLATDSQRGSYTLKKTANHNINNTKAINSNSTNNIGSPTSTTAVSVSSEGESTSNGSAVVTPPTSPIKDSPPTANGHHPPATPTTATSPTTAPSRDSSHSAVVTSPTTAPSLDSSHSSPVYKAAEDSVTSSQPPVTNGSVSPPPVITSSSTAPVVDDVMVASSKELEVVKEEEGESKKAEEELYDIPTGATTEGLPAGVLYRVKATYKYVREDMDELSFDVGEIIRVVQYDDPEEQEEGWLMGVKESNGEKGMFPANFTRPL
- the LOC111047912 gene encoding amphiphysin isoform X3 — protein: MDSLNEIYESGWTGHDLVYVQAQNAEMLWQDFSHKLADQVLIPLNTYQAQFPEMRKKIEKRNRKLVDFDSQRHNMQSLEGSGAGGGGGRKRDEAKVARARDLLEDAKRTYECLNSELHDELPALYDSRVLFLVTNLQTLFAAEQLFHSETAKVYAELEAIVDKLATDSQRGSYTLKKTANHNINNTKAINSNSTNNIGSPTSTTVSVSSEGESTSNGSAVVTPPTSPIKDSPPTANGHHPPATPTTATSPTTAPSRDSSHSAVVTSPTTAPSLDSSHSSPVYKAAEDSVTSSQPPVTNGSVSPPPVITSSSTAPVVDDVMVASSKELEVVKEEEGESKKAEEELYDIPTGATTEGLPAGVLYRVKATYKYVREDMDELSFDVGEIIRVVQYDDPEEQEEGWLMGVKESNGEKGMFPANFTRPL
- the LOC111047912 gene encoding amphiphysin isoform X1 is translated as MDSLNEIYESGWTGHDLVYVQAQNAEMLWQDFSHKLADQVLIPLNTYQAQFPEMRKKIEKRNRKLVDFDSQRHNMQSLEGSGAGGGGGRKRDEAKVARARDLLEDAKRTYECLNSELHDELPALYDSRVLFLVTNLQTLFAAEQLFHSETAKVYAELEAIVDKLATDSQRGSYTLKKTANHNINNTKAINSNSTNNIGSPTSTTVWFVPSAVSVSSEGESTSNGSAVVTPPTSPIKDSPPTANGHHPPATPTTATSPTTAPSRDSSHSAVVTSPTTAPSLDSSHSSPVYKAAEDSVTSSQPPVTNGSVSPPPVITSSSTAPVVDDVMVASSKELEVVKEEEGESKKAEEELYDIPTGATTEGLPAGVLYRVKATYKYVREDMDELSFDVGEIIRVVQYDDPEEQEEGWLMGVKESNGEKGMFPANFTRPL